A genomic window from Chlorobium phaeobacteroides DSM 266 includes:
- the plsX gene encoding phosphate acyltransferase PlsX codes for MLTIAVDAMGGDNAPACVIEGTVQALRESGNRFSVILIGQSGKVEPLLADYDISGLNLRFMHAPEVVTMDDVPAVAVKAKQESSLVRGLHLCKAKEADAFVSAGNTGAQMAASLFVLGRIPGVLRPTIYAYFPRIQEGLTNIVDVGANMDCKPEHLVQFAEMLTIYQRYAAGIQNPIVGLLNIGEEEGKGSEVLKQTWKLLRNAEEKGKITFAGNMEGHDILKGKVSIVVCDGLVGNTILKFGESIPEFLGALFKPAMQQLVASRQLDQKSATLTSSMFKGLFEPFDVEKFGGVPFLGVDGISIVGHGRSSSKAIKNMIYMAEHMIERKVNAHIAEVLSEE; via the coding sequence ATGCTGACCATTGCTGTTGACGCCATGGGAGGAGATAATGCCCCTGCCTGTGTGATCGAGGGAACAGTTCAGGCTTTGCGGGAAAGCGGAAACAGATTTTCCGTCATACTGATCGGTCAGTCCGGAAAAGTTGAGCCGCTTCTTGCAGATTATGACATCAGCGGGCTTAACCTCCGGTTTATGCATGCGCCTGAAGTGGTGACCATGGATGATGTTCCTGCCGTTGCCGTTAAAGCAAAACAGGAATCATCCCTTGTCAGAGGACTGCATCTCTGCAAGGCAAAAGAAGCCGACGCCTTTGTCAGTGCGGGAAATACCGGAGCGCAGATGGCAGCATCGCTCTTTGTTCTTGGAAGAATTCCCGGCGTACTTCGACCAACCATATATGCCTACTTCCCGAGAATTCAGGAAGGGCTCACCAATATTGTTGATGTCGGTGCCAATATGGACTGCAAACCAGAGCATCTTGTCCAGTTCGCCGAAATGCTGACTATCTATCAGCGATATGCAGCAGGAATCCAGAACCCGATTGTAGGATTGCTCAATATAGGCGAAGAAGAAGGAAAAGGCTCCGAAGTGCTCAAACAGACATGGAAGCTTCTCAGAAACGCGGAAGAAAAGGGAAAAATAACCTTTGCGGGCAACATGGAAGGCCATGATATTCTCAAAGGAAAAGTCAGCATTGTCGTATGCGACGGGCTTGTCGGCAACACTATATTGAAGTTCGGCGAGAGCATACCCGAGTTTCTCGGAGCACTTTTCAAACCGGCAATGCAGCAACTTGTCGCCTCCAGGCAGCTCGATCAGAAGTCAGCAACACTCACCTCCTCGATGTTCAAAGGCCTGTTTGAACCGTTCGATGTTGAAAAATTCGGCGGGGTTCCCTTTCTTGGTGTTGACGGCATATCAATCGTCGGACATGGCCGATCCTCTTCAAAAGCCATCAAAAACATGATTTATATGGCTGAGCATATGATCGAAAGAAAAGTAAATGCGCATATTGCGGAAGTGCTTTCCGAAGAGTGA
- a CDS encoding beta-ketoacyl-ACP synthase III, which translates to MKAAITATAKYLPQSVLSNHDLEQMLETNDEWIRSRTGIGERRIMNDPSKATAYMCGEVALQLLEARKMKPEEIEVIIVATMTPDMLFPATACFVQGIIGATNAWAFDINAACSGFLFALSTASRLIESGAHKKVMVIGGDKMSSVIDYTNRSTAILFGDGAAGVILEPSTNDNYGILDARLYSDGASGTSHLLMAAGGSLNPATHETVDKRMHFLHQDGKQVFKSAVTSMADVAAEIMTRNNLSAEDISFLVPHQANQRIINATAERMGLDQEKVYSNVARYGNTTAGTIPICLAELNEQEQLKTGSNLVLVSFGAGYTWGGIYIKWQ; encoded by the coding sequence ATGAAAGCTGCAATTACGGCAACCGCCAAATATCTACCGCAAAGCGTTTTAAGCAATCACGATCTCGAGCAGATGCTTGAAACGAATGACGAATGGATCCGTTCAAGAACAGGAATCGGCGAACGCCGGATCATGAACGATCCGTCAAAAGCAACGGCATACATGTGCGGAGAAGTTGCGCTCCAGCTTCTCGAAGCAAGAAAAATGAAGCCCGAAGAGATTGAGGTGATTATTGTCGCAACAATGACGCCAGACATGCTCTTTCCCGCCACGGCATGCTTTGTACAAGGGATCATCGGAGCCACAAATGCATGGGCTTTTGACATTAATGCTGCATGTTCCGGATTTCTCTTCGCCCTGAGCACAGCATCACGCCTTATTGAGTCGGGGGCCCATAAAAAGGTTATGGTAATCGGCGGAGACAAAATGTCATCGGTTATCGATTATACCAATCGCTCAACTGCCATTCTTTTTGGCGACGGCGCGGCAGGAGTTATCCTTGAGCCTTCGACGAACGACAACTACGGTATTCTCGATGCCAGGCTTTACTCCGATGGAGCCAGCGGCACCAGCCATCTGCTTATGGCTGCCGGAGGAAGTCTCAACCCTGCAACCCATGAGACCGTTGACAAGCGCATGCACTTCCTTCATCAGGATGGAAAGCAGGTATTCAAGTCAGCGGTAACGTCAATGGCGGATGTTGCCGCCGAAATCATGACAAGAAACAACCTCTCCGCCGAAGATATTTCTTTTCTGGTTCCGCATCAGGCAAATCAGAGAATCATCAATGCCACCGCAGAAAGAATGGGGCTTGATCAGGAAAAGGTCTATTCCAATGTTGCCCGGTACGGAAACACAACCGCGGGCACCATTCCTATCTGCCTTGCTGAACTGAACGAACAGGAGCAACTGAAAACCGGCTCCAATCTGGTACTTGTCAGTTTCGGAGCAGGCTATACCTGGGGCGGCATCTATATAAAATGGCAATAA
- the fabD gene encoding ACP S-malonyltransferase: MKAFLFPGQGSQYCGMGKDIFETYPAARSMMEKANELLGYSITDIMFSGSEEKLRQTQYTQPSIFLHSIVAASLLGRKDVIMTAGHSLGEYTALCYAGALSFDDTIRLVAKRGELMQKAGEIHPGTMAAIIGMPDSALEDLLLEAGTEGIVQAANFNSPGQIVISGDIAAVRKAIALAPSKGSRMAKELVVSGAFHSPLMKPAEVELAAALDLVEIRDAEIPVCMNAIAAPVTIAGEIRKNLILQLTSSVLWTQSIQTMVGSGVTEFIEVGPQKVLQGLIKRIDKSVKTGGIDTAQELQQCL; encoded by the coding sequence ATGAAAGCATTTCTATTTCCAGGACAGGGATCTCAATATTGCGGCATGGGCAAGGATATTTTCGAAACCTATCCTGCTGCGCGTTCAATGATGGAAAAAGCCAACGAGCTTCTCGGGTATTCCATCACCGATATCATGTTTTCGGGTAGCGAGGAAAAACTTCGGCAGACCCAGTATACCCAGCCCTCTATTTTCCTGCACAGCATTGTTGCCGCATCGCTGCTCGGTCGAAAGGACGTTATCATGACCGCGGGCCACAGCCTTGGCGAATATACCGCGCTCTGCTATGCCGGCGCACTCTCTTTTGACGACACCATCCGCCTGGTCGCAAAACGTGGCGAACTGATGCAGAAAGCAGGAGAAATACATCCCGGCACCATGGCCGCCATAATCGGCATGCCGGACAGCGCTCTTGAAGATCTGCTGCTTGAAGCCGGAACGGAAGGCATTGTACAGGCGGCAAACTTCAACTCGCCCGGTCAGATCGTTATTTCCGGAGATATTGCAGCGGTCAGAAAAGCCATCGCGCTGGCACCGTCAAAAGGGTCAAGAATGGCAAAGGAGCTGGTCGTATCCGGAGCCTTCCACTCCCCGCTTATGAAACCGGCCGAAGTAGAGCTTGCCGCCGCACTTGATCTGGTTGAGATCAGGGATGCCGAAATACCGGTATGCATGAACGCCATAGCCGCCCCGGTCACCATTGCCGGCGAAATAAGAAAAAATCTGATCCTGCAACTCACCAGCTCGGTACTCTGGACTCAATCAATTCAAACTATGGTTGGCAGCGGCGTTACTGAATTTATTGAAGTCGGCCCTCAGAAAGTGCTGCAGGGGCTGATCAAGCGAATAGATAAATCAGTGAAAACCGGAGGCATCGACACCGCTCAAGAGTTGCAGCAATGTCTTTGA
- the fabG gene encoding 3-oxoacyl-[acyl-carrier-protein] reductase: MLKGKIAVITGAARGIGQAIAFDFASRGADLVLCDIKKEWLPETAEGVEKRGQKAYCYELDVTSTESVQDVFNAITTETGRIDILVNNAGITRDGLLMRMSEEDWDAVLSVNLKGTFSCTKAVSRTMMKQRSGSIVNIASVIGIMGNAGQANYAASKGGVISFTKSIAKELASRNIRVNAVAPGFISSKMTDALSEELRNKMLDVIPLARFGQPEDVANVVSFLASDQSAYITGVVINISGGMVM; encoded by the coding sequence ATGCTTAAAGGAAAAATTGCCGTCATAACCGGTGCTGCCAGAGGAATAGGACAAGCTATCGCTTTCGATTTTGCATCAAGAGGTGCTGATCTGGTTTTGTGCGACATCAAAAAAGAGTGGCTTCCTGAAACCGCCGAAGGAGTAGAAAAACGAGGTCAAAAAGCATACTGCTATGAGCTTGACGTTACCAGCACGGAGTCAGTTCAGGATGTATTCAATGCCATCACCACAGAGACCGGCAGAATTGATATTCTCGTCAATAATGCAGGCATTACCCGCGACGGTCTGTTGATGAGAATGAGCGAAGAGGATTGGGATGCCGTTCTGTCCGTTAACCTCAAAGGAACCTTTTCCTGTACAAAAGCCGTATCCCGCACGATGATGAAGCAGCGCTCGGGATCGATCGTCAATATCGCATCAGTTATAGGAATCATGGGCAATGCCGGACAGGCAAACTATGCCGCGTCGAAAGGCGGCGTCATCTCCTTTACCAAATCCATTGCAAAAGAACTCGCCTCGCGCAATATACGGGTCAATGCCGTAGCGCCCGGCTTTATCTCCTCAAAGATGACCGATGCGCTTTCCGAAGAACTTCGCAATAAAATGCTCGACGTCATACCGCTCGCCCGATTCGGACAGCCCGAAGATGTCGCCAATGTTGTATCGTTCCTTGCCAGCGACCAGTCAGCCTACATTACAGGGGTAGTCATCAACATCAGCGGCGGCATGGTCATGTGA
- the acpP gene encoding acyl carrier protein, giving the protein MTEAQIKEKVYDIIVSKMGVNKDQIKPESKFSDDLGADSLDTVELIMELENEFDVQIPDEDAEKISTVQQAIDYIVKK; this is encoded by the coding sequence ATGACTGAAGCACAGATTAAAGAAAAGGTATACGATATCATTGTCAGCAAAATGGGCGTAAACAAAGATCAGATCAAACCGGAATCTAAGTTTTCCGACGATCTCGGTGCAGATTCACTCGACACCGTTGAACTGATCATGGAACTTGAGAACGAATTTGACGTACAGATTCCGGATGAAGATGCAGAAAAGATCAGTACGGTACAGCAGGCTATCGATTACATCGTAAAGAAGTAA
- the fabF gene encoding beta-ketoacyl-ACP synthase II: MGQERKRIVITGIGVLSPVGLNKEEFWNGLKEGRSGAGPITYFDTTDFPTTFACQLKDFSVIDYLDKKTSDRMDPYCQYGIIAADQALKDSGLDLSEIDPLRIGVVHGSGIGGLTVYDQQFRNFLAKGPRRISPFFIPMLIPDIAAGQISMRHGLMGPNHATASACATSLHAIIDAWMILQLGMADYMICGGSEAPITPMSVGGFNAARALSTANHHPDKASRPYDRDRDGFVMGEGAGSLVLESLESAKSRGATIYGELVGVGATADAYHLTAPHPEGAGAVNAMKIALAMAGINPDKIDYINTHGTATPLGDMAEITAIKKVFGDHAWKLSISSTKSMTGHLLGAAGVVESIACLLAMKHKTVPPTINCDNLDPAIDLDVTPNTAKEKTIEYALNNGFGFGGHNASLIFRNGSSIS; encoded by the coding sequence ATGGGTCAAGAGCGCAAAAGAATCGTCATAACCGGAATAGGGGTTCTCTCTCCTGTCGGCCTGAACAAAGAAGAGTTCTGGAACGGACTTAAAGAGGGCAGGAGCGGTGCGGGGCCTATTACCTATTTCGACACGACCGATTTTCCGACAACTTTTGCTTGCCAGCTCAAGGATTTTTCTGTCATCGATTACCTTGACAAAAAAACCTCCGACAGGATGGATCCATACTGTCAATACGGAATTATTGCCGCAGATCAGGCACTGAAGGATTCAGGGCTTGATCTGTCGGAAATAGATCCGCTCAGGATCGGCGTCGTGCATGGTTCGGGCATCGGAGGCCTTACGGTTTATGACCAGCAGTTCAGAAATTTTCTTGCAAAAGGCCCGAGGCGGATCAGTCCGTTTTTTATTCCGATGCTTATCCCTGACATTGCGGCAGGACAGATTTCGATGCGGCATGGTCTCATGGGGCCTAATCATGCAACCGCCTCTGCCTGTGCAACTTCGCTTCACGCCATAATCGATGCATGGATGATTCTTCAGCTTGGAATGGCTGACTACATGATTTGCGGAGGCTCTGAAGCGCCGATAACCCCGATGAGTGTTGGCGGGTTTAATGCCGCCCGTGCGCTCTCAACGGCCAATCATCATCCAGATAAAGCCTCACGACCCTACGATCGCGACCGTGATGGATTTGTAATGGGCGAAGGAGCCGGTTCACTTGTACTGGAAAGCCTCGAATCGGCAAAATCGCGCGGCGCAACCATATACGGAGAACTGGTGGGTGTTGGTGCTACTGCAGATGCATACCACCTGACGGCGCCCCATCCGGAAGGAGCGGGAGCAGTCAATGCGATGAAAATCGCACTCGCTATGGCAGGAATAAATCCCGATAAAATCGATTATATCAATACGCACGGCACAGCCACACCGTTGGGAGATATGGCTGAAATTACCGCGATTAAAAAAGTTTTCGGAGATCATGCCTGGAAGCTCAGCATCAGTTCCACCAAATCAATGACCGGACATCTGCTTGGAGCTGCCGGCGTAGTCGAATCCATTGCATGCCTGCTTGCCATGAAGCACAAGACCGTTCCGCCAACCATCAACTGCGATAATCTCGACCCGGCGATCGATCTGGATGTAACCCCGAACACAGCGAAAGAAAAAACAATCGAATACGCGTTGAACAACGGATTCGGTTTTGGCGGCCATAATGCCTCACTCATATTCAGAAACGGCTCATCGATTTCATAA
- the rnc gene encoding ribonuclease III, producing the protein MEQFWQKLTLFAFKRSDTSGESCIKKIDQEDSVITITPETADFLETCAGSKGGNLFLYQTALTHRSVVHDYEHATPAVQSNQRLEFLGDAVLGLLISDYLFRNFPDSREGELSSNRAKIVNRKSLAGFARSIGLGKHLIIGESADKNKIRSSESALADAFESLIGAIYLDKGLDAAFAFVMKQITEHADFRSIVAAEHNYKSQLIEYTQSHHLPPPVYKVIAEEGAEHEKTFTIEVSVDDRQMGQGTAPRKKDAEQLAAREAIDRILTDGHTP; encoded by the coding sequence ATGGAGCAATTCTGGCAAAAACTGACCTTGTTTGCCTTCAAGCGTTCTGATACTAGCGGGGAGTCCTGTATAAAAAAAATCGATCAGGAAGATTCGGTTATTACCATCACTCCCGAAACTGCCGATTTTCTTGAAACCTGTGCCGGCAGCAAGGGCGGAAACCTCTTTCTCTACCAGACAGCCCTCACCCATCGTTCGGTAGTCCATGACTACGAACATGCAACTCCTGCAGTTCAGTCAAATCAGCGGCTTGAATTTCTTGGTGACGCCGTCCTCGGTCTGTTGATTTCCGACTATCTTTTCAGAAATTTTCCCGACAGCCGGGAAGGAGAGCTTTCAAGCAACCGGGCGAAAATAGTCAATCGAAAATCTCTTGCAGGCTTTGCCCGGAGCATCGGGCTCGGCAAACACCTTATTATCGGAGAATCTGCCGACAAGAACAAGATCAGATCCAGCGAATCAGCTCTCGCCGATGCATTTGAATCACTTATCGGAGCGATCTATCTCGACAAAGGCCTTGATGCCGCATTTGCCTTCGTCATGAAACAGATTACGGAACATGCGGATTTCAGAAGCATCGTTGCCGCAGAACATAATTATAAAAGTCAGTTGATCGAATACACACAGTCACACCATCTTCCGCCACCAGTCTATAAGGTTATCGCTGAAGAAGGTGCTGAACATGAAAAAACATTTACCATAGAGGTCTCTGTGGACGACCGGCAGATGGGACAGGGAACGGCCCCCAGAAAAAAAGATGCCGAACAACTTGCTGCAAGAGAGGCCATTGATCGAATCTTGACAGACGGTCACACCCCCTGA